One Bradyrhizobium zhanjiangense DNA segment encodes these proteins:
- a CDS encoding cold-shock protein, translated as MQTGTVVSYSVENGWGFIRPDNCDGVDLFVHISDLCDCTGADLVPGTRVSFDRRFNKRRSKYRAAEVRLIN; from the coding sequence ATGCAGACTGGAACGGTAGTGTCCTACAGTGTTGAGAATGGCTGGGGCTTCATCAGACCCGACAACTGCGACGGCGTGGACTTGTTCGTGCACATTTCGGACCTTTGCGACTGCACAGGGGCTGATCTGGTGCCCGGGACGCGCGTGTCTTTCGATCGTCGCTTCAACAAACGCCGATCGAAGTACAGAGCCGCCGAGGTCAGACTAATCAATTGA